Proteins co-encoded in one Sphingobium sp. JS3065 genomic window:
- a CDS encoding virB8 family protein codes for MRVADNGAEAVPGSGLKRYFQEARSWDQDRVRSALRSTRIAWTVAALTSVLAAASIFAVAALAPLKTVVPYVIRVNQTTGAVDVQTALTQRPMRYDEAVTKYFLAQYVRTRESWIPAAAEENFRFVTILSQPAEQQRWARFFSNNNAASPQNAWGKNVVVQARVRNIAFINDRVANVRFTRQIQTETDTQSSDWIATVTFAYANAPMAEGDRYRNPLGFQVENYRSDPEVVR; via the coding sequence ATGCGAGTTGCTGACAATGGCGCGGAGGCGGTGCCTGGTTCCGGGCTCAAACGCTATTTCCAGGAAGCGCGAAGCTGGGACCAGGACAGGGTTCGATCGGCATTGCGATCGACACGTATTGCTTGGACCGTGGCGGCACTAACCTCGGTGCTTGCGGCCGCATCCATTTTTGCTGTCGCCGCGCTGGCCCCGCTCAAGACCGTCGTGCCCTATGTCATTCGGGTCAATCAGACGACGGGCGCGGTGGATGTCCAGACAGCGCTGACCCAGCGGCCGATGCGCTATGATGAAGCGGTCACTAAATACTTTCTCGCGCAATATGTACGCACACGCGAAAGCTGGATACCGGCAGCTGCCGAGGAGAATTTCCGCTTCGTGACGATCCTGTCGCAGCCTGCGGAGCAGCAGCGCTGGGCGCGCTTCTTCAGCAACAACAATGCCGCAAGTCCCCAGAACGCCTGGGGGAAGAACGTCGTTGTGCAAGCACGAGTGCGCAACATCGCCTTCATCAATGATCGGGTCGCTAACGTGCGTTTTACGCGGCAGATCCAGACAGAGACGGATACGCAGAGCAGCGATTGGATCGCCACGGTCACATTCGCTTATGCCAATGCCCCAATGGCCGAAGGCGACCGTTATCGGAACCCGCTCGGCTTCCAGGTCGAGAATTACCGCTCCGATCCGGAGGTGGTCCGATGA